Proteins found in one Mycobacterium branderi genomic segment:
- a CDS encoding aldehyde dehydrogenase family protein — protein MQATVPDSLPTPRLIIGPQELTSGSGGSYEHHDPATGNVQADVPLAGAADVDAAVAAARTAFPAWRDLDLNRRRDILLEIARKVLADQERLAAIATREMGMPNALAGTAAHLAADWFTYYAGWIGKCGGDVVPVPAGDAFDYVRDEPLGVIGAIIPWNGPLVSIGMKVAPALAAGNCVVLKPPENAPFTALRFAEIAADAGLPPGVFNVIPGTGEAGAALCAHPGVDKITFTGGGETARKVLTAAAQALTPVTLELGGKSANIVFPDADLDAAVAMAIGAGLVTLSGQGCMLPTRLLVHNDIYDDVVSRVTAGAQLLTVGDPWEPTTVMGPLATAAQLERVSAAVDSAVRDGSGTLLGGGARPSGLGSGYFYCPTVFGDVDPASDLAQKEIFGPVLSILRFGSDDEAVQLANDTPYGLAAYVHTRDLRRAHVLAAALDAGGVAVNGFPIVPSGAPFGGVKQSGFGREGGIWGLREFQRTKNVYIGLQ, from the coding sequence GTGCAAGCTACTGTGCCGGACAGCCTTCCCACTCCCCGGCTCATCATCGGTCCGCAGGAGCTCACCTCCGGTAGTGGCGGAAGCTATGAGCACCATGACCCCGCCACCGGAAACGTTCAGGCGGACGTTCCGCTGGCGGGCGCCGCCGACGTCGACGCCGCGGTCGCTGCGGCCCGCACCGCTTTTCCCGCCTGGCGCGACCTCGACCTGAATCGCCGCCGCGACATCCTGCTGGAGATCGCGCGCAAGGTGCTCGCCGACCAAGAACGCCTGGCCGCCATCGCCACCCGCGAGATGGGCATGCCCAACGCACTGGCCGGTACAGCCGCCCACCTGGCCGCCGACTGGTTCACCTACTACGCCGGCTGGATCGGCAAGTGCGGCGGTGATGTCGTTCCGGTACCCGCCGGCGACGCCTTCGATTACGTCAGGGACGAGCCGCTGGGTGTGATCGGCGCAATCATCCCGTGGAATGGGCCGCTGGTCTCGATCGGGATGAAGGTCGCGCCGGCTCTGGCTGCGGGCAACTGTGTGGTGCTCAAGCCGCCGGAGAACGCTCCCTTCACCGCGCTGCGGTTCGCCGAGATCGCCGCGGATGCCGGGCTGCCGCCCGGTGTCTTCAACGTCATCCCCGGCACCGGTGAGGCCGGCGCTGCGCTGTGCGCACACCCCGGCGTCGACAAGATCACCTTCACCGGCGGCGGCGAGACCGCGCGCAAGGTACTGACGGCGGCCGCCCAAGCGCTCACCCCGGTGACCCTGGAGCTGGGCGGCAAATCCGCGAACATCGTGTTCCCCGACGCGGACCTGGATGCCGCGGTGGCGATGGCCATCGGCGCCGGTCTGGTCACGTTGTCGGGCCAGGGCTGCATGCTGCCGACTCGTCTGCTTGTCCACAACGACATCTACGACGACGTGGTGTCGCGGGTGACGGCCGGTGCGCAGCTGCTCACGGTTGGCGATCCCTGGGAGCCGACGACCGTGATGGGCCCGCTGGCCACCGCCGCGCAACTCGAGCGGGTAAGCGCCGCCGTCGATTCCGCCGTTCGCGACGGATCCGGGACATTGCTGGGCGGTGGTGCCCGGCCATCCGGGCTGGGCAGCGGTTACTTCTACTGCCCCACCGTCTTCGGTGATGTCGATCCCGCCAGCGACCTGGCCCAGAAAGAGATTTTCGGCCCCGTCCTGAGCATCTTGCGGTTCGGCTCCGACGACGAGGCGGTGCAACTGGCCAACGACACCCCCTATGGGCTCGCGGCGTATGTCCACACCCGCGATCTGCGCCGCGCGCACGTGTTGGCGGCCGCTCTCGACGCCGGTGGCGTGGCGGTCAATGGATTCCCGATCGTGCCCTCGGGCGCTCCGTTCGGGGGCGTGAAGCAAAGCGGCTTTGGTCGTGAGGGCGGCATCTGGGGGCTGCGCGAGTTCCAGCGCACCAAAAACGTCTACATCGGCCTGCAGTGA
- a CDS encoding CaiB/BaiF CoA transferase family protein translates to MGLLSGIKVLESAQLFNGDTLGALLGDLGADVVKIESPFRGDYLRDFLGQVTPHNSPAHLQVNKNKRSIALDLRNEQGRDVFWRLLASADVFVDGNSADAMSKLGVGYQQQRARRPEIVYCQYTGYGATGPYATIPTHGQMMNAAAGATLVEMDDAGFVRPYRGPQPFNGIASGGEGTSAGATFAALHVAAALFQRERSGEGCYIDVAASEAVISSAWIAATYQLNDDRIADRRSLPDPVSPDGTASAKYQFYRTSDNKFVLFCCIEPAFWANFCRLANREDLIAESGSGPVDFAVAADADQTLRREIQKVIETRTQAEWVTLAAEHDLAIGPALQHNELRSDPQLSARGAFIDTTHPVAGPFTHVTLPALVNGRRSTDIRCHAPALGEQTDEILTEIGLDRKAIAALRGAGVVAGPAT, encoded by the coding sequence GTGGGATTGCTCAGCGGAATCAAGGTGCTCGAGTCGGCCCAGCTGTTCAACGGCGACACCTTAGGGGCCCTGCTGGGTGATCTGGGCGCCGACGTCGTCAAGATCGAAAGCCCGTTCCGCGGAGACTATCTGCGCGACTTCCTCGGCCAAGTCACCCCGCACAACAGCCCCGCACACCTGCAGGTCAACAAAAACAAGCGCAGCATCGCGCTGGACCTGCGAAACGAACAAGGCAGAGACGTGTTTTGGCGGCTGCTGGCGAGTGCTGACGTCTTCGTCGACGGCAACTCCGCAGACGCGATGAGCAAGCTGGGCGTCGGATACCAGCAGCAACGGGCACGTCGCCCCGAGATCGTTTACTGCCAGTACACCGGATACGGCGCGACCGGGCCGTATGCGACGATCCCCACTCACGGACAGATGATGAACGCCGCGGCCGGCGCCACGTTGGTGGAGATGGACGACGCGGGATTCGTGCGGCCGTACCGCGGGCCGCAGCCGTTCAACGGAATCGCCTCCGGCGGGGAAGGCACCTCGGCGGGCGCCACGTTCGCCGCGCTGCATGTCGCCGCCGCGCTGTTCCAACGGGAGCGCAGCGGTGAAGGCTGCTACATCGACGTCGCCGCATCCGAGGCGGTCATCTCCTCGGCGTGGATCGCGGCGACTTACCAACTCAACGATGATCGGATCGCCGACCGGCGCTCACTGCCCGACCCGGTCAGCCCCGACGGGACGGCAAGCGCGAAGTACCAGTTCTACCGCACTTCCGACAACAAGTTCGTGCTGTTCTGCTGCATCGAGCCGGCATTTTGGGCGAATTTCTGCAGGCTCGCCAACCGCGAGGACCTCATCGCAGAATCCGGTAGCGGCCCAGTAGATTTCGCAGTCGCCGCCGATGCCGACCAGACTTTGCGCCGCGAGATCCAGAAGGTCATCGAGACGCGCACCCAAGCCGAGTGGGTCACTCTCGCAGCCGAGCATGATCTGGCGATCGGCCCGGCCCTGCAGCACAACGAACTTCGCAGCGATCCCCAGTTGAGCGCGCGGGGAGCGTTCATCGACACCACGCATCCGGTTGCCGGCCCGTTCACCCACGTCACTCTTCCGGCGCTGGTCAACGGTCGGCGATCGACCGACATTCGGTGCCACGCACCGGCTTTGGGCGAGCAAACCGACGAGATACTCACCGAGATCGGACTGGATCGCAAGGCGATCGCCGCCCTGCGCGGGGCCGGCGTGGTCGCGGGGCCGGCCACCTGA
- a CDS encoding CaiB/BaiF CoA transferase family protein: MSGPLEGIRVVDCSRGIAGPRATGLLADYGAEVWWVEPPGGDPFRDVLATEYAVFNRGKRSVQCDLRTGAGRDALFELLSGADAFVTSWRPGVAERLGVGWDRMHEAFPQLVYTSISGFGEDGTLADVPGHEAIIHSYVGVTAEQRGMRPPPIYQGLPFASIGAAYLAVIGSLAALYRRTRDNRGRHVQTSLVDGALSYLALYWGDADNAGSAPPIVPGTVRIVSQSFRCADDEYLGVHTGAVGAFGRLIRELGLDNKIRVSQDGSDMGRPLSEEERTVVLEEIPAIFESQPRDVWLKRLLDADVCAIPELHPGEIFDAPQVRHNEMVVRLNDPVLGPLEQVAPAIRFNGLRLDGPVCAAPLAGQHDGQCPPAHSDHVPTPAAGGAGDDTPLLQGLRVLDAGAYYAGPYSSRLLADLGADVIKLETTLGDQLRGIQRPFRSASAGKRAISLNLKDPELHAARDALIKWADGVLHNMRPGAAERVGLGYDRVHELNPDAVYLYAPGWGSAGPDAMRQSFAPLMSGYVGIGYEVGGQFNPPMWPLGNEDPGNGLTGAVGILMALLHQARGGTGCYVENPQLNATMSHAAHIVRRPDGTVLGAQRLDPLQTGIGPLDRLYETRDGWVCVTALSDAEIERLQAALGIEILGDPRFATHDLRMQNSYELADLLSELFLKRDSEDWVRLLRSAAVAVMIPKTRSNNEAFHRDPINQAIGRVAQVPDGDGRFVREAAVMVRVSGAATAPHRLAPELGADTEAVLREHGYGPQKIAELRERGSIR; the protein is encoded by the coding sequence GTGAGCGGTCCCCTGGAAGGGATCCGAGTGGTCGACTGCTCGCGGGGAATAGCGGGGCCTCGCGCCACCGGTCTGCTGGCGGACTACGGCGCCGAGGTCTGGTGGGTGGAACCGCCGGGGGGTGACCCATTTCGCGATGTGCTCGCTACCGAGTACGCGGTGTTCAATCGCGGCAAGCGCAGCGTGCAGTGCGACCTGAGAACCGGCGCCGGGCGCGACGCGCTGTTCGAGCTGCTGTCGGGCGCCGATGCCTTCGTCACCAGCTGGCGTCCCGGCGTGGCCGAGCGGCTGGGGGTTGGGTGGGACCGGATGCACGAGGCCTTCCCGCAGCTGGTGTACACCTCGATTTCCGGCTTCGGTGAAGACGGCACCCTGGCCGATGTCCCCGGCCATGAGGCGATCATTCATTCCTACGTCGGGGTGACCGCCGAGCAGCGGGGCATGCGGCCGCCGCCGATTTATCAGGGCCTGCCCTTTGCCAGCATCGGTGCGGCGTATCTGGCCGTAATCGGTTCTCTTGCCGCGCTTTACCGGCGGACCCGTGACAACAGGGGCCGACACGTGCAGACGTCACTGGTGGATGGCGCGCTGAGCTATCTGGCGCTGTATTGGGGCGACGCCGACAACGCCGGATCAGCTCCGCCGATCGTGCCGGGCACCGTAAGGATTGTGTCGCAATCGTTCCGCTGCGCAGACGATGAATACCTTGGTGTGCACACCGGGGCAGTCGGCGCATTCGGCCGCCTCATCCGAGAACTCGGATTGGACAACAAGATTCGGGTCTCGCAGGACGGCTCGGATATGGGACGGCCGCTCAGCGAGGAAGAGCGCACGGTCGTGCTCGAGGAGATTCCGGCCATCTTCGAGTCCCAGCCCAGGGATGTGTGGCTCAAGCGGCTGCTGGACGCCGACGTGTGCGCGATACCGGAACTGCACCCGGGAGAAATCTTCGACGCACCGCAGGTCCGGCACAACGAGATGGTGGTCCGGCTCAACGACCCGGTGCTCGGGCCGCTGGAGCAGGTGGCACCGGCCATCCGCTTCAACGGGCTGCGCCTTGATGGTCCGGTCTGCGCTGCGCCGCTGGCCGGCCAGCACGACGGCCAGTGCCCGCCCGCGCATTCCGATCACGTGCCCACGCCGGCAGCCGGCGGCGCTGGCGATGACACGCCGCTGCTGCAGGGTTTGCGGGTGCTCGACGCGGGGGCCTATTACGCCGGCCCCTACAGTTCGCGGCTTCTCGCCGACCTCGGCGCCGACGTCATCAAGCTCGAGACGACGCTGGGCGATCAATTGCGCGGAATCCAGCGGCCGTTTCGATCGGCATCGGCGGGCAAGCGGGCAATCTCACTGAATCTGAAGGACCCTGAGCTGCATGCGGCGCGAGACGCACTGATCAAGTGGGCCGACGGTGTCCTTCACAACATGCGTCCCGGCGCGGCCGAGCGGGTCGGCCTGGGCTACGACCGGGTGCACGAACTCAATCCGGACGCCGTCTACCTCTACGCGCCCGGGTGGGGAAGTGCGGGCCCCGATGCGATGCGGCAATCATTCGCGCCGTTGATGTCGGGCTACGTCGGAATCGGCTACGAAGTGGGCGGTCAATTCAATCCGCCGATGTGGCCGCTGGGCAATGAAGATCCCGGCAACGGCCTGACTGGCGCGGTGGGCATCCTGATGGCCCTGTTGCACCAAGCCCGTGGCGGCACCGGCTGTTACGTGGAGAACCCCCAATTGAACGCAACAATGAGCCACGCGGCTCACATCGTTCGCCGGCCAGACGGAACGGTCCTCGGGGCCCAGCGACTGGACCCCCTGCAGACCGGGATCGGCCCGCTGGACCGGCTCTACGAAACCCGCGACGGCTGGGTCTGCGTGACGGCGCTCAGCGACGCGGAGATCGAGCGACTGCAGGCAGCCCTCGGCATCGAGATCCTGGGCGATCCGCGCTTTGCGACCCACGATCTGCGGATGCAGAACAGCTACGAGCTGGCTGACCTGCTTTCCGAGTTGTTCCTCAAGCGCGACAGCGAGGACTGGGTGCGGCTGCTGCGCTCGGCGGCGGTGGCGGTGATGATTCCCAAGACCCGCAGCAACAATGAAGCGTTTCACCGTGATCCGATCAATCAGGCAATCGGGCGGGTGGCGCAGGTGCCGGATGGTGATGGCCGCTTTGTCCGGGAAGCCGCGGTCATGGTGCGGGTCAGCGGCGCGGCGACCGCGCCGCACCGCCTTGCACCGGAACTCGGCGCCGACACCGAGGCAGTTCTGCGTGAGCATGGCTACGGCCCGCAGAAGATCGCCGAACTGCGCGAGCGCGGCTCAATCAGGTAG
- a CDS encoding cytochrome P450, whose protein sequence is MTTFDECKLTAFDHHSGDYAENSRSINAALRAQCPVAHTDAHGGFWVITRYDDVVAAAKNDEVFASGHSVNGVSPLGVTIPPSPVPMFPIEMDPPDYLPYRRLLNPFFSPAASKAWEPRVTRWVDICLDQVIENGSFDIVLDLANPVPSLFTCEFLGLPVEDWRDYADVQHEIIYTPPEQQESVLTRFMEAVGRVYGIIVERRAKPGNDGLIDTLVTAEIDGEPISDEMVLSMVNLVMAGGFDTTTAVTANALIYLADHPDARRRLIDNPAMIPQACEEFLRYFTPQQGLARTVTKPVSIHNAQLQPNDRVLLSWASANQDDTVFERPDEVILDRFPNRHTTFGIGIHRCLGSHIARIELTTMVRRVLARMPDYQVDHDAAVRYPSIGIINGWVNVPATFTPGQRLSDDLLPGS, encoded by the coding sequence ATGACGACCTTCGACGAATGCAAACTAACCGCCTTCGACCACCACTCCGGTGACTACGCGGAGAACTCCCGGTCAATCAATGCCGCCCTTCGCGCACAATGTCCGGTCGCGCATACCGATGCGCACGGCGGCTTTTGGGTGATCACCCGCTACGACGACGTGGTCGCCGCGGCGAAAAACGACGAGGTCTTCGCCTCGGGGCACAGCGTGAACGGAGTCAGTCCGCTCGGTGTCACAATTCCGCCGTCCCCGGTGCCGATGTTTCCCATCGAGATGGATCCCCCGGACTACCTGCCTTATCGCAGGCTGCTCAACCCGTTCTTCTCCCCGGCGGCCAGCAAGGCCTGGGAGCCGCGGGTCACCCGGTGGGTCGACATCTGCTTGGACCAGGTGATCGAAAACGGATCCTTCGACATCGTGCTCGATCTGGCCAATCCGGTTCCTTCGCTGTTCACCTGCGAGTTCCTCGGCCTGCCTGTCGAAGATTGGCGCGACTACGCCGATGTTCAGCATGAAATCATCTACACCCCACCCGAACAGCAGGAGTCCGTCCTTACACGATTCATGGAAGCGGTGGGACGCGTCTACGGAATCATCGTGGAGCGCCGCGCTAAACCGGGGAACGACGGCCTGATCGACACCCTGGTCACCGCCGAGATCGACGGGGAGCCCATCTCCGATGAAATGGTGCTCTCGATGGTGAACCTGGTCATGGCAGGCGGTTTTGACACCACCACTGCGGTCACCGCCAATGCGCTGATATACCTTGCCGATCACCCGGACGCACGCCGGCGGTTGATCGACAACCCGGCCATGATTCCCCAGGCATGTGAGGAGTTCTTGCGCTACTTCACTCCGCAGCAGGGATTGGCTCGCACCGTCACCAAACCGGTGAGCATTCACAATGCCCAACTGCAGCCCAACGACCGGGTGCTACTCAGTTGGGCGTCGGCAAATCAGGATGACACCGTGTTCGAGCGTCCGGACGAAGTGATCCTCGATCGATTTCCCAACCGGCACACGACATTCGGCATTGGCATCCATCGCTGCCTCGGTTCACACATCGCTCGCATTGAGCTGACCACGATGGTGCGCCGCGTGTTGGCGCGCATGCCTGACTATCAGGTCGATCATGATGCGGCGGTGCGCTATCCGAGCATTGGCATCATCAACGGATGGGTCAACGTGCCGGCCACCTTCACGCCCGGTCAAAGGCTCAGCGACGACTTGCTGCCCGGCTCATAA
- a CDS encoding phosphotransferase: MDEKAVLPGKLEEIDASFLTAALSARYPGTRVGGVTLADLRQGSASSLRLRLDFADNPHGLPQLMYMKGDFIDHDFTSAAAFAAEAHYFHHLADKLSDAVRQPRAYFAGVDEQGQAIVLLEDLGLRGVRFGDCEQPLDVDTVADGVRQLAAIQGRFWRGHGLERFDWISDVTSVAALMQFLVQPDHFDDYINRERARFLSGPLRDRQRIEAALQAMFESDRALPTAFVHGDAHLGNTFRDPAGKLGFCDFQAMGRGPYIWDVTYFMTGAMNPKERSRFERDLLSLYLDELRRNGADEIPTLQDAFLAHRAT; encoded by the coding sequence ATGGACGAAAAAGCGGTCCTCCCCGGGAAGCTGGAGGAAATTGATGCGTCGTTCCTGACGGCTGCATTGAGCGCCCGATATCCAGGCACACGCGTTGGTGGGGTGACGCTCGCCGATCTCCGCCAAGGTTCGGCGAGTAGTCTGCGGCTGCGTCTCGACTTCGCCGACAATCCCCATGGCTTGCCGCAATTGATGTATATGAAAGGCGATTTCATCGACCACGACTTCACGTCTGCGGCTGCATTCGCGGCCGAAGCTCACTATTTCCACCATCTGGCGGACAAGCTTTCCGACGCGGTGAGGCAACCACGCGCGTACTTCGCCGGTGTCGACGAACAGGGTCAGGCGATCGTCCTTCTCGAGGATCTGGGTCTTCGCGGTGTTCGGTTCGGCGACTGCGAGCAGCCGCTGGACGTCGACACGGTCGCCGACGGAGTGCGGCAGCTGGCCGCCATCCAGGGCCGGTTCTGGCGGGGTCACGGGCTGGAGCGGTTCGACTGGATCAGCGACGTGACCTCCGTGGCTGCGCTGATGCAATTCTTGGTGCAGCCGGATCATTTCGACGACTACATCAACCGCGAGCGGGCCCGCTTCTTGAGCGGGCCACTGCGTGACCGACAGCGGATCGAGGCGGCGCTGCAGGCGATGTTCGAATCCGATCGGGCGCTGCCGACGGCCTTCGTGCATGGTGATGCCCACTTAGGCAACACTTTTCGGGACCCGGCCGGCAAGCTCGGCTTCTGCGACTTTCAGGCGATGGGCCGAGGACCCTACATCTGGGATGTCACCTATTTCATGACCGGGGCCATGAATCCCAAGGAGCGCAGCAGGTTCGAACGCGACCTGCTGTCGCTGTACCTCGACGAGCTTCGCCGAAACGGCGCCGACGAGATCCCAACCCTGCAGGATGCGTTCCTTGCCCATCGCGCCACATGA
- a CDS encoding mycofactocin-coupled SDR family oxidoreductase produces MGKVQDKVVFITGAGVGQGRAHAVQLAREGADIVAVDVCRQLSDRVRYAYATEADLDETRKLVENTGRRCLTVIADVRDGDALKDAAAQAVKEFDRIDAVCANAGVITFHPEGSLGITSEIYDLVIDTNLKGVWNTIQATAPHLIQAGGGSIVITSSAAGIRGQVPYAHYVAAKHGIVGLMKAFANELAPHRIRVNTIHPTGVASAMGGDPSVAEVAAAQPLFIQGAANVLPDLDAPADQPYAPVAVLTPEEVSKTVLFLISDDARYITGVQLPVDAGNVNKP; encoded by the coding sequence ATGGGTAAGGTTCAAGACAAGGTCGTCTTCATCACCGGTGCGGGTGTGGGTCAGGGCCGGGCACACGCCGTGCAGCTGGCTCGGGAAGGCGCCGACATCGTCGCCGTTGATGTGTGCCGTCAGCTCAGTGATCGCGTGCGCTACGCATACGCCACCGAAGCCGATTTGGATGAGACACGCAAGCTGGTCGAGAACACCGGTCGTCGCTGCCTGACCGTCATCGCCGACGTCCGCGATGGCGATGCCCTCAAAGATGCTGCGGCACAGGCGGTCAAAGAGTTCGACCGCATTGATGCCGTGTGCGCGAACGCGGGTGTCATCACCTTTCACCCGGAAGGCTCCCTGGGCATCACGTCGGAGATCTACGACTTGGTCATCGACACCAACCTCAAGGGCGTGTGGAACACGATTCAGGCCACCGCGCCCCATCTCATCCAGGCGGGCGGCGGCTCTATCGTGATCACGAGCTCAGCGGCGGGAATACGCGGCCAAGTCCCCTACGCTCATTACGTAGCCGCCAAACACGGCATCGTCGGCCTGATGAAAGCGTTCGCTAACGAGCTTGCACCACACCGTATTCGGGTCAACACCATTCATCCCACAGGTGTAGCCTCGGCGATGGGCGGCGACCCGAGTGTGGCTGAAGTCGCAGCAGCACAACCGCTTTTCATTCAAGGCGCCGCAAACGTGTTGCCCGACCTCGATGCTCCCGCCGATCAGCCGTATGCACCCGTGGCTGTTCTCACTCCCGAAGAGGTCTCCAAGACCGTGCTGTTTTTGATCTCCGATGATGCGCGCTACATCACCGGTGTCCAATTGCCAGTCGACGCCGGCAATGTCAACAAGCCCTGA
- a CDS encoding Zn-ribbon domain-containing OB-fold protein encodes MAGQIPLVDYLVLDDGEPHLVAQECTNCGARFFDRRNACARCFTTEFKTVPVATEGTVRAFTIVTFAAPGIPTPYVAAVIDCDSTQVRANLINVNPDPEHVRDGMKVRLAIYPIGTDSQGTEAIGFGFEPAA; translated from the coding sequence ATGGCCGGGCAGATTCCACTGGTCGACTATCTGGTGCTCGACGACGGCGAACCGCACCTGGTCGCGCAGGAATGCACCAACTGCGGTGCCCGATTTTTCGACCGGCGCAACGCCTGCGCACGCTGCTTCACAACCGAGTTCAAGACGGTCCCGGTCGCGACCGAGGGCACCGTGCGGGCGTTCACGATCGTCACCTTCGCCGCGCCCGGCATCCCCACCCCCTACGTCGCCGCCGTGATCGACTGCGACAGCACCCAGGTCCGGGCCAACCTCATCAACGTCAACCCGGATCCCGAGCACGTCCGCGACGGGATGAAGGTGCGGCTGGCCATCTACCCGATCGGCACCGACTCGCAGGGCACCGAGGCGATCGGCTTCGGCTTCGAGCCCGCCGCATGA
- a CDS encoding enoyl-CoA hydratase-related protein, with protein MGKENRVVRVDVADHVATVTLDRPPVNAVDAATLLEIRDAFRSLDDRREVRAAIFTAAGDRAFMGGADLDSVADRRDAAAASPVLQTDPGRVVREAMWAITDCAVPVIGAINGAAIGAGVAFAACCDILVAAESASFGTLEINVGLLGASAHLSQLVGRHKAREMFFLGEKVPAAELYRLGAIRAVVPRDKLLDVAGEIAAALAEKSPIALRLAKESMNRVENMPLKDAYRTEQDYTARLLGYEDSAEARRAYLEKRPPQWKWR; from the coding sequence ATGGGCAAGGAAAATCGCGTCGTCCGTGTCGACGTCGCCGATCACGTCGCGACCGTCACGCTGGATCGCCCGCCGGTCAACGCCGTCGATGCCGCAACGCTGCTCGAGATCCGCGACGCGTTCCGCTCGTTGGATGACCGGCGTGAGGTGCGGGCGGCGATCTTCACCGCTGCCGGCGATCGGGCGTTCATGGGCGGCGCCGATCTCGATTCGGTCGCCGACCGGCGCGATGCCGCCGCAGCATCCCCGGTCTTGCAGACCGACCCCGGCCGTGTTGTGCGCGAGGCGATGTGGGCGATCACTGACTGTGCGGTACCCGTGATCGGCGCAATCAACGGCGCGGCCATCGGGGCCGGTGTCGCGTTCGCCGCCTGTTGCGACATCTTGGTCGCGGCCGAATCGGCCTCGTTCGGCACGCTGGAAATCAACGTGGGCCTCCTCGGCGCGAGCGCACACCTGTCGCAACTTGTCGGGCGCCACAAAGCACGTGAGATGTTCTTCCTCGGCGAAAAAGTGCCCGCCGCAGAGCTTTACCGGCTCGGCGCGATCCGTGCGGTGGTTCCGCGCGACAAGCTGTTGGACGTCGCGGGCGAGATCGCCGCCGCGCTCGCCGAGAAGAGCCCCATCGCCCTGCGGCTCGCCAAGGAATCGATGAACCGTGTCGAGAACATGCCCTTGAAAGATGCCTACCGCACCGAACAGGACTACACGGCCCGATTGCTCGGCTACGAGGACAGCGCCGAGGCCCGCCGAGCCTATCTGGAAAAGCGCCCGCCCCAGTGGAAGTGGCGCTGA
- a CDS encoding SDR family NAD(P)-dependent oxidoreductase produces MAQLGDKVAVITGAGTGLGAATAKLFAREGAAVTLVGRRAEKLEEVAAVVDSEGGRSLVVAGDVARPETATRAAEESVQVFGGIDILVNNAGLHATPYPLHETPFDEWDRFLAVDLTGPFLFTRAVLPSMMERRDGAIVNIGSMVALVGFKGSSAYAAAKGGLVSMTRTIAVDYAPYGIRANCVCPGGMQPVEYGNLTDDQLAQLHQAVQLSGGPLLSRPANVAEVAQFLLTVVGPNGRSLTGAVIPFDSGFTAK; encoded by the coding sequence ATGGCGCAACTTGGCGATAAGGTTGCGGTGATCACCGGTGCCGGCACGGGTTTGGGGGCGGCCACCGCGAAGCTCTTCGCACGCGAAGGTGCCGCAGTCACACTGGTTGGCCGGCGGGCGGAAAAGCTCGAGGAGGTGGCCGCTGTCGTCGACTCCGAGGGCGGGCGGTCGCTGGTCGTGGCTGGCGATGTCGCGCGGCCCGAGACCGCAACACGCGCCGCCGAGGAGTCGGTACAGGTCTTCGGCGGCATCGACATTTTGGTCAATAACGCCGGGCTGCATGCGACGCCATATCCGTTGCATGAGACGCCCTTCGACGAGTGGGACCGTTTTCTGGCCGTCGATCTCACCGGCCCGTTCCTGTTCACCAGGGCTGTGCTGCCGTCGATGATGGAGCGCCGCGACGGGGCCATCGTGAATATCGGCTCGATGGTGGCGTTGGTCGGTTTCAAGGGCAGCAGCGCCTATGCGGCGGCCAAGGGCGGGCTGGTGTCGATGACCCGGACGATCGCCGTGGACTACGCGCCGTACGGTATACGGGCCAACTGCGTGTGCCCGGGCGGGATGCAGCCCGTCGAGTACGGCAACCTCACCGACGATCAGCTGGCGCAATTGCACCAGGCCGTGCAACTGTCCGGCGGCCCGCTGCTGAGCCGGCCGGCCAACGTCGCGGAGGTCGCGCAGTTTCTGCTGACGGTCGTGGGGCCCAACGGCCGATCGCTCACCGGTGCGGTCATCCCGTTCGACAGTGGCTTTACGGCGAAGTGA
- a CDS encoding RES domain-containing protein produces MTPARTLGEPGDLTGFPASAPPKQLLRVCRSGHGTWWFSADGSGRFDLHPPEGTCYLATDAFAAIREATRLGPVSTAWVADRELRQVFPPDRQARLAATTRQAAGRYGVTTELATVIPYDLSRRWATAFRAHRFDGIRHQLRHDQRARPSGIALFGPAGTAQLDDGIRSPLTPADIEAAGVGVLPPPHSTVLTVVL; encoded by the coding sequence GTGACTCCGGCACGCACCCTGGGCGAGCCGGGTGATCTCACCGGTTTCCCGGCCAGCGCGCCACCAAAGCAACTTCTGCGGGTGTGCCGCTCCGGGCACGGCACGTGGTGGTTCTCGGCCGACGGATCCGGACGGTTCGATCTTCACCCGCCCGAAGGCACCTGCTACCTCGCTACTGACGCTTTCGCGGCCATCCGGGAGGCCACCCGCCTGGGACCGGTCTCCACGGCCTGGGTGGCAGACCGGGAACTGCGCCAGGTCTTTCCACCCGATCGCCAGGCACGTTTGGCGGCTACGACCCGCCAGGCTGCCGGTCGCTACGGGGTGACCACCGAACTGGCGACGGTGATTCCCTACGACCTGTCCCGCCGCTGGGCAACCGCGTTCCGTGCCCACCGCTTCGATGGCATTCGCCACCAGCTACGCCATGACCAACGGGCCCGACCGTCCGGAATCGCGCTGTTCGGGCCCGCAGGCACCGCTCAGCTCGACGACGGCATCCGATCGCCTCTGACCCCCGCCGACATCGAGGCCGCCGGTGTGGGTGTTTTGCCGCCACCCCATTCGACGGTGCTGACCGTCGTGCTGTAA